Proteins encoded together in one Alteribacter keqinensis window:
- a CDS encoding EscU/YscU/HrcU family type III secretion system export apparatus switch protein codes for MNENEYIKRKRAIALRYDRESAPVVKAKGRGYVAHNIIRQAIEADLPVLEDQSLVQLLSKLEINEEVPEDLYHAVAEVFAFVYNLDKEYRKKKQETFSCVDPLKKDMLEKNKCPEGGTHNGKESKFS; via the coding sequence ATGAATGAGAATGAATACATAAAAAGAAAGCGCGCCATTGCCCTGAGGTATGACCGGGAGAGTGCTCCTGTTGTAAAGGCAAAAGGCCGGGGGTATGTGGCTCACAACATTATCAGACAGGCAATAGAAGCCGATCTCCCTGTTTTGGAGGACCAATCACTGGTGCAACTGCTCAGTAAGCTTGAAATCAATGAGGAGGTTCCTGAGGATTTGTACCATGCCGTAGCGGAAGTGTTTGCATTCGTATACAATCTCGATAAAGAATACAGGAAAAAGAAGCAGGAAACATTTTCATGTGTAGATCCGTTAAAAAAGGACATGTTAGAAAAGAATAAATGCCCTGAAGGAGGAACACATAATGGAAAAGAATCAAAATTTTCGTAA
- a CDS encoding ribonuclease HII: MIEIKKMSVSKIKEKLHDTADPEFIRALEDDTRKGVQVALRSYYKRIAEEKVLAKQFATMNTYEDNLKHNGFKAIAGIDEVGRGPLAGPVIAASVILPYDFYLPGLTDSKKLSKDKREQFASIIKKTAEAVGIGVATAKEIDHYNIYEATKIAMQRAIIDMKKEADYLLLDAMTLPVTTEQMSLIKGDSKSVSIAAASVVAKVERDQYMTRLAGTLPEYGFDKHMGYGTKDHLTALRTAGITKEHRKSFAPVKDLM, from the coding sequence ATGATCGAAATAAAAAAAATGAGTGTCAGTAAAATTAAAGAAAAATTACACGATACAGCAGATCCGGAATTTATAAGAGCTCTTGAGGACGACACACGCAAAGGCGTGCAGGTTGCCCTGCGGTCCTATTATAAGCGCATTGCAGAAGAAAAAGTTTTAGCCAAACAATTTGCAACCATGAATACATATGAAGATAACCTGAAACATAACGGATTTAAAGCCATTGCCGGTATTGATGAAGTGGGCAGAGGACCTTTGGCCGGGCCGGTTATTGCAGCAAGCGTCATTCTCCCTTATGATTTTTACCTTCCTGGTCTTACGGATTCAAAAAAGTTATCCAAAGATAAGCGGGAGCAGTTTGCAAGCATCATTAAGAAAACAGCAGAAGCCGTGGGCATCGGTGTGGCAACGGCAAAGGAGATTGACCATTACAATATTTACGAAGCCACTAAAATTGCCATGCAGAGAGCCATAATCGATATGAAAAAAGAAGCGGATTACCTTCTTCTCGATGCGATGACACTGCCCGTTACGACAGAACAGATGTCTTTGATCAAAGGAGATTCAAAAAGTGTAAGCATTGCAGCCGCTTCTGTCGTGGCAAAGGTCGAGCGGGATCAGTATATGACCAGACTGGCCGGCACGCTTCCTGAGTATGGCTTTGATAAGCATATGGGTTACGGAACGAAAGACCATCTTACGGCATTAAGAACGGCAGGAATTACAAAAGAACACAGAAAGTCATTTGCACCTGTAAAAGATCTCATGTGA